In the Alligator mississippiensis isolate rAllMis1 chromosome 7, rAllMis1, whole genome shotgun sequence genome, one interval contains:
- the CHRD gene encoding chordin — MPAAALLVLGALLPLALCPGPGRAARPKPALPIQPDAEPLPARAAAGCSFGGRFYALDESWHPDLGEPFGVMPCVLCSCQPQRSRRGKATGKVSCKNIKHDCPPLPCSEAVLLPGHCCKSCPKAEKSREPPLDGFENFQDKDSLHNDRSYLNTEDLARDDSRAEFVALLTSASQPESGAVAKASFTLVRSYLLFSISYERLSRPSRVRFTEPDGSVLFEHPVQRNVDPQDTMICGVWWNLHKPSIRLLRAEQLRVSLVTKAQPAGEIQGQIFKHRAFFAETFSAILTSVDPTHLGVGGIAMLTLSDTENNLHFLLMAKGLLEPGAQELPWVPLRLQIQHQGRVVREVWTNITEEAPDFAEVLSDLSAREMQWLGQGQLVIAVQSEGRPPCQLAGTIAPRRSCDTIQSVLCGADALVPTKTGAVGSAKLALHENGTLEYQVQVAGTGSEVVSITLETKPRRKSRRNILFDMTPSYQDGLASGTWQDLTARDAHMLLQNELFLNVATKDFEEGELRGQISSLLYSGLLARYAVLPTPLAGQFVVPAVRTGAGGHAWLWLDEHCHLHYEIAVAGLGRADDGTVSAHLHGVAELAGRSREPKRLLKGFYGTEAQGVVKDLDAELLQHLAQGTAFLQVSTKLHPRGELRGRVHIPNQCEVGGMRLAPRDEDDLPEASRPRDVEQLKKDPNSCFFEGQPRAHGARWAPAYDPKCSLCSCQKRTVICDPILCQPLNCTRQVHPDDRCCPVCEEKKPGQDVPKAEKARDSSEGCYFDGDKTWRGAGTQWHPVVPPFGLIKCAVCTCKGATGEVHCEKVQCPRLSCTNPVRLSPSDCCKQCPAPEKSPPELSDMMQADGPRACRFGRHWYMNNESWHPTVPPFGEMKCITCWCVAGETHCQRQECPPSACSGSAKKENRCCTRCQAPDTLSDVLEKPHDDAPEVWSH, encoded by the exons aTGCCCGCCGCGGCGCTGCTGGTGTTGGGCGCGCTGCTGCCCCTCGCCCTGTGCCCGGGCCCCGGCCGCGCCGCCCGCCCCAAGCCCGCCCTGCCCATCCAGCCCGACGCGGAGCCGCTCCCCGCCCGCGCGGCGGCAG GCTGCTCCTTCGGCGGCCGCTTCTACGCGCTGGACGAGTCGTGGCACCCGGACCTGGGCGAGCCCTTCGGCGTGATGCCCTGCgtgctctgctcctgccagccG cagaggaGCCGCCGAGGGAAGGCCACGGGCAAAGTCAGCTGCAAGAACATTAAGCACGactgcccccccctgccctgcagcgaGGCTGTTCTGCTGCCAGGCCACTGCTGCAAGTCCTGCCCCAAGG CTGAGAAGAGCCGCGAACCACCCCTGGATGGCTTTGAGAACTTCCAGGACAAGGACAGCTTGCACAATGACCGCTCCTACCTCAACACCGAGGACCTGGCACGGGATGACAGCCGGGCAG AGTTTGTGGCCCTGCTCACCAGCGCCTCACAGCCTGAGTCCGGCGCCGTGGCCAAAGCCAGTTTCACCCTCGTGCGCTCCTACCTGCTTTTCTCCATCAGCTATGAGCG GCTGAGCCGGCCAAGCCGCGTCCGCTTCACAGAGCCCGATGGCAGCGTCCTGTTCGAGCACCCTGTGCAGAGGAATGTGGACCCGCAGGACACCATG ATCTGCGGCGTGTGGTGGAACCTGCACAAACCCTCCATCCGGCTGCTGCGGGCCGAGCAGCTCCGCGTCTCGCTGGTCACCAAGGCACAGCCGGCCGGCGAGATCCAGGGCCAGATCTTCAAGCACCGGGCCTTCTTTGCCG AGACCTTCAGCGCCATCCTGACCTCAGTGGACCCGACGCACCTGGGTGTGGGTGGCATCGCCATGCTGACCCTGAGTGACACAGAGAACAATCTCCACTTCCTCCTCATGGCCAAGGGGCTGCTGGAGCCGGGCGCCCAAG AGCTCCCGTGGGTTCCCCTGCGGCTCCAGATCCAGCACCAGGGCCGGGTGGTGCGCGAGGTATGGACCAACATCACGGAGGAG GCCCCTGACTTTGCAGAGGTGTTGAGCGACCTGTCAGCCCGCGAGAtgcagtggctggggcaggggcagctagTGATCGCAGTGCAGAGCGAGGGCCGGCCCCCGTGCCAGCTCGCCGGCACCATTGCACCCAGGAGGAGCTGCGACA CCATCCAAAGCGTGCTGTGTGGGGCTGATGCCCTGGTGCCAACCAAGACAGGAGCTGTGGGCTCTGCCAAGCTGGCGCTGCACGAGAACGGGACGCTGGAGTACCAG GTCCAGGTGGCCGGGACGGGCAGCGAGGTTGTCAGCATCACTCTGGAAACTAAGCCGCGGAGGAAAAGCAGGCGCAACATCCTGTTCGACATGACACCCAGCTACCAGGATGGGCTG GCCAGCGGGACATGGCAGGACCTGACAGCCCGGGACGCCCACATGCTGCTGCAGAACGAGCTCTTCCTCAACGTGGCCACCAAGGACTTCGAGGAGGGGGAGCTGCGGGGCCAGATCAGCTCCCTGCTCTACAGTGGCCTCTTGGCTCGATACGCAG TGCTGCCCACCCCCCTGGCGGGGCAGTTCGTGGTGCCAGCCGTGCGGACAGGTGCCGGGGGCCATGCCTGGCTGTGGCTAGACGAGCACTGCCACCTGCATTACGAGATcgctgtggctgggctgggccgggcggaTGATGGCACCGTTAGTGCCCACCTGCACGGTGTGGCTGAGCTGGCTGGACGCAGCCGTGAGCCCAAGCGCCTGCTCAAGGGCTTCTATGGCACTGAg GCCCAGGGCGTGGTGAAGGACCTGGacgcagagctgctgcagcacctggcacagggCACGGCCTTCCTGCAAGTCAGCACCAAGCTGCACCCCCGCGGGGAGCTGCGGGGCCGG GTGCACATTCCCAACCAGTGCGAGGTGGGTGGCATGCGCCTGGCCCCCAGGGATGAGGACGATCTGCCGGAGGCCTCCAGGCCACGGGACGTGGAGCAGCTGAAGAAGGATCCCAATTCCTGCTTCTTCGAGGGGCAGCCCCGGGCCCACGGTGCCCGCTGGGCCCCTGCCTACGACCCCAAGTGTTCgctctgcagctgccag AAGCGCACGGTGATCTGCGATCCCATCCTGTGCCAACCCCTCAACTGCACGCGCCAGGTGCACCCCGACGACCGGTGCTGCCCTGTCTGCGAAG agaagaagcctggccaggatGTGCCAAAGGCAGAGAAGGCACGAGACAGCAGCGAGG GCTGCTACTTCGACGGCGACAAGACATGGCGGGGAGCTGGCACCCAGTGGCACCCAGTGGTGCCCCCCTTTGGCCTCATCAAGTGTGCTGTCTGCACCTGCAAG GGGGCAACCGGTGAGGTGCACTGTGAGAAGGTGCAGTGCCCGCGCCTGAGCTGCACCAACCCCGTCCGCCTGAGCCCCTCCGACTGCTGCAAACAGTGCCCAG CCCCAGAGAAGAGCCCCCCCGAGCTGTCGGACATGATGCAGGCGGATGGCCCGCGGGCCTGCCGCTTTGGGCGCCATTGGTACATGAACAACGAGAGCTGGCACCCCACTGTGCCCCCCTTTGGTGAAATGAAGTGCATTACCTGTTGGTGTGTG GCGGGGGAGACGCACTGCCAGCGCCAGGAGTGCCCACCCTCCGCCTGCTCTGGCAGTGCCAAGAAGGAGAACCGCTGCTGTACCAGATGCCAGG CCCCGGACACCCTCTCTGATGTCCTCGAGAAGCCCCACGATGATGCCCCGGAGGTCTGGAGCCACTAG